The sequence AAGAGAGCCTGTATCTAGCCATCAAAATGGTTAAACCGGGTATCCGCCTGCGTACACTGGGCAAAGAGATACAGAAATTTGTAGAAACAGAGAACTTCTCGGTGGTGCGTGAATATTGTGGTCACGGCATTGGCGAAGGTTTCCATGAAGAGCCACAAGTGCTGCACTATGATGCAGATGACGGCGGAGTCATCCTGCAACCGGGTATGGCATTCACCATTGAACCCATGGTCAATGCAGGGGATTACCGCATTCGTACCATGAAAGACGGCTGGACAGTAAAAACTAAAGATCGCAGCTTGTCGGCACAGTATGAGCATACTATTGTGGTAACGGATAACGGCTGCGAAATAATGACGTTGCGAAAGGATGACACCATCCCCAACATCATAACGCACGAGTAACAATGACAAGCCGGCATTCGCCGGCTTTTTTATGGGCTGCGTTTTTATCAGGTATACATTCATCGGGTAAACATATGTCTGAAAATCATACCGAGCACTCCGTCTCAACGGCGCTCACTCTTACTATCCCTGAGCAGCCCGCCTCACCCAGTACCTATCTTGATGGCGAGCTTAATTGCCCAATACTCAAGCAGCGGCTTGAAACTTTTCAACTCTGGCTGGCTGAAGCCTTCAACGGCGGAACCAGTGCCGAGACATTAATTGCTGCCCGTAGTGATTACATTGATCGCCTGCTACGGCGGTTATGGACATTCTACGGCTTTGATGATGTGCCAGAAACCGCACTGGTCGCTGTCGGGGGCTATGGTCGTGGTGAACTGCATCCGCTGTCGGACATTGATGTATTGGTCCTAAGCAAGCGGCGTCTGAATGATAAGCATGCCCAGCAAATCGGGCAGTTGATCACGCTACTGTGGGATCTGAAGCTTGAAGTCGGCCATAGCGTACGAACACTGGAGGAGTGCTTGCTGGAAGGGCTAGCCGATCTCACCGTCGCCACTAATATGATTGAATCTCGCTTGATTTGTGGCGATGTAGCTCTGTTCTTACAGATGCAAAAACATATTTTTAGCGATGGATTCTGGCCTTCACCCCAATTTTTCCATGCCAAAGTTACCGAACAGCAAGAGCGACATAAGCGCTACCACGGCACCAGTTACAATCTGGAGCCAGACATCAAAAGCAGCCCAGGAGGGTTGAGGGATATCCATACTCTACTCTGGGTGGCGCGTCGTCATTTTGGTGCTACCTCGTTAGGTGAGATGGTTGATTTCGGTTTTCTGACCAAAGCCGAGCGCAACGAACTGATTGAAAGCCAGAGTTTTTTATGGCGCATTCGTTTTGCACTGCATCTGGTATTGACCCGTTACGACAATCGCCTGCTGTTTGACCGCCAACTGAGTGTTGCTCAGCTTTTGCAATATCAGGGCGAAGGCAATGAGCCGGTCGAGCATATGATGAAAGACTTTTATCGTATGACCCGCCGAGTTAGCGAACT comes from Yersinia mollaretii ATCC 43969 and encodes:
- the map gene encoding type I methionyl aminopeptidase, yielding MAISIKTPEDIQKMRVAGRLAAEVLEIIEPHVKPGVTTGELDRICHDHITHHQQAISACLGYHGFPKSVCISVNEVICHGIPSDEKVLKDGDIVNIDVTVIKDGFHGDTSKMFIVGKPTILGERLCRVTQESLYLAIKMVKPGIRLRTLGKEIQKFVETENFSVVREYCGHGIGEGFHEEPQVLHYDADDGGVILQPGMAFTIEPMVNAGDYRIRTMKDGWTVKTKDRSLSAQYEHTIVVTDNGCEIMTLRKDDTIPNIITHE